One part of the Trichoplusia ni isolate ovarian cell line Hi5 chromosome 2, tn1, whole genome shotgun sequence genome encodes these proteins:
- the LOC113501311 gene encoding uncharacterized protein LOC113501311 yields the protein MLTRRRAARLPSPGSSPSSASQRPPGRGPAPAVAVASSSSDEYYSPPTSPTPVRRPGRRRPPSSLAPSGQPASNRAPAPGGVVQRMKWTRPMNENVMRAYYGATGGGTNLTAYRARMLSLFRTLEPDVDVSAQRLSDQVRVIQRNHRLDDATLDRLRSEVQTSPVVVTPSIAEAPAASALPANPADGGDDDGAITVSTQCSDHIRSTLEQAVLEYRSTPRDQRPRLPRLPMHNRNKALMGVLDSLLSSYFGNSEDLGDTHSLLYCAAVAACRVAGVTFRDNTAARPKQAAPAWQCRIEKRVAEARTLIAKLVAFRGGNTRPRVMRFVKRAFAGTNISPSEYTARVTERIDFFKQKIGTLLVVGSNLHHHSIQFIEKHGNLAKANMSILN from the coding sequence ATGTTGACACGAAGAAGAGCAGCACGCCTTCCATCCCCGGGCTCGTCGCCGAGCTCCGCCTCGCAGCGGCCGCCGGGCCGAGGTCCAGCGCCGGCAGTTGCAGTCGCGTCGAGCTCCAGCGACGAGTACTACTCCCCACCGACGTCGCCAACACCTGTACGTCGGCCGGGGAGGCGCCGGCCGCCGAGTAGCTTGGCGCCCTCAGGCCAACCGGCCTCGAACAGGGCTCCCGCTCCCGGTGGTGTAGTGCAGCGCATGAAGTGGACTCGACCCATGAACGAGAATGTCATGCGCGCCTACTATGGGGCGACAGGGGGAGGAACTAACCTCACTGCGTACCGTGCCAGAATGCTCTCTCTGTTTCGGACCCTTGAACCGGACGTCGACGTATCGGCACAACGTTTgtcggatcaagtgcgagttatcCAACGTAATCACAGGTTGGATGACGCGACGCTTGATCGATTGCGCTCTGAAGTGCAGACTAGCCCTGTCGTCGTTACCCCGTCAATAGCGGAAGCGCCAGCTGCAAGCGCGCTGCCTGCCAACCCTGCTGACGGGGGAGATGATGACGGTGCTATAACTGTAAGTACCCAGTGCAGTGATCATATAAGGAGTACATTGGAACAGGCGGTTCTGGAGTATCGGTCAACACCCCGGGACCAGAGACCACGACTACCTCGCTTGCCCATGCACAACCGAAACAAGGCGCTAATGGGTGTCCTGGATTCGCTGCTATCCAGTTATTTTGGGAACAGCGAAGACCTCGGTGACACGCACTCGCTTCTGTACTGTGCGGCTGTTGCGGCGTGTCGTGTAGCTGGTGTTACCTTTCGAGATAACACAGCTGCACGGCCTAAGCAAGCGGCTCCAGCCTGGCAGTGCAGGATTGAGAAGCGTGTTGCTGAGGCCAGGACACTCATAGCCAAACTTGTTGCGTTTCGGGGCGGAAACACTCGCCCTAGGGTCATGCGTTTTGTAAAGCGGGCGTTTGCTGGGACTAATATTAGCCCCAGCGAATACACCGCCCGAGTTACAGAAcgcattgacttttttaagcaaaag